Proteins from a genomic interval of Cervus elaphus chromosome 13, mCerEla1.1, whole genome shotgun sequence:
- the ZFYVE21 gene encoding zinc finger FYVE domain-containing protein 21 isoform X2, with product MSSEVAARRDAKKLVRSPSGLRMVPEHRAYGSPFGLEEPPWVPDKECPRCMQCDTKFDFLTRKHHCRRCGKCFCDKCCGQKVALRRMCFVDPVRQCAGCAPVSRREADFYDRQLKLLLSGATFLVTFGNSEKPDTMICRLSSNQRFLLLDGDGDDHREIEVARIAAVQMLTEGLPPGGGNARATGMTLQYTAPGAEGLAQLTLTAGEDAEGSRRQATAWLAAMHKAAKLLHESRDQ from the exons ATGTCCTCCGAGGTGGCCGCGCGCCGCGACGCCAAGAAGCTGGTGCGCTCCCCCAGCGGCCTGCGCATGGTGCCTGAGCACCGCGCCTACGGCAGCCCCTTCGGCTTGGAGGAGCCGCCGTGGGTCCCTGACAAGGAG TGCCCGAGGTGCATGCAGTGTGACACCAAGTTTGACTTTCTCACCAGGAAG CACCACTGCCGCCGCTGCGGGAAGTGCTTCTGCGACAAGTGCTGCGGCCAGAAGGTGGCGCTGCGGCGCATGTGCTTCGTGGACCCCGTGCGGCAGTGCGCCGGGTGCGCGCCGGTGTCGCGGCGCGAGGCCGACTTCTACGACCGGCAGCTCAAGCTGCTGCTGAGCG GAGCCACCTTCCTCGTGACTTTCGGGAACTCCGAGAAGCCGGACACGATGATCTGCCGTCTTTCCAGCAACCAGAG GTTCCTGCTTCTGGACGGGGACGGGGACGATCACCGCGAGATAGAGGTGGCGCGCATCGCCGCCGTGCAGATGCTCACGGAGGGCCTCCCTCCCGGAG GAGGCAACGCGAGGGCCACAGGCATGACCCTGCAGTACACGGCCCCGGGGGCGGAGGGGCTGGCGCAGCTGACGCTGACGGCCGGCGAGGACGCCGAGGGCAGCAGGAGGCAGGCGACGGCGTGGCTGGCGGCCATGCACAAG GCGGCCAAGCTCCTCCACGAGTCTCGGGACCAGTAA
- the ZFYVE21 gene encoding zinc finger FYVE domain-containing protein 21 isoform X1: MSSEVAARRDAKKLVRSPSGLRMVPEHRAYGSPFGLEEPPWVPDKECPRCMQCDTKFDFLTRKHHCRRCGKCFCDKCCGQKVALRRMCFVDPVRQCAGCAPVSRREADFYDRQLKLLLSGATFLVTFGNSEKPDTMICRLSSNQRFLLLDGDGDDHREIEVARIAAVQMLTEGLPPGDTLTHTSLPASRPVAEGGNARATGMTLQYTAPGAEGLAQLTLTAGEDAEGSRRQATAWLAAMHKAAKLLHESRDQ; the protein is encoded by the exons ATGTCCTCCGAGGTGGCCGCGCGCCGCGACGCCAAGAAGCTGGTGCGCTCCCCCAGCGGCCTGCGCATGGTGCCTGAGCACCGCGCCTACGGCAGCCCCTTCGGCTTGGAGGAGCCGCCGTGGGTCCCTGACAAGGAG TGCCCGAGGTGCATGCAGTGTGACACCAAGTTTGACTTTCTCACCAGGAAG CACCACTGCCGCCGCTGCGGGAAGTGCTTCTGCGACAAGTGCTGCGGCCAGAAGGTGGCGCTGCGGCGCATGTGCTTCGTGGACCCCGTGCGGCAGTGCGCCGGGTGCGCGCCGGTGTCGCGGCGCGAGGCCGACTTCTACGACCGGCAGCTCAAGCTGCTGCTGAGCG GAGCCACCTTCCTCGTGACTTTCGGGAACTCCGAGAAGCCGGACACGATGATCTGCCGTCTTTCCAGCAACCAGAG GTTCCTGCTTCTGGACGGGGACGGGGACGATCACCGCGAGATAGAGGTGGCGCGCATCGCCGCCGTGCAGATGCTCACGGAGGGCCTCCCTCCCGGAG ACACTCTCACTCACACCAGCCTCCCCGCCAGCCGGCCCGTCGCCGAAG GAGGCAACGCGAGGGCCACAGGCATGACCCTGCAGTACACGGCCCCGGGGGCGGAGGGGCTGGCGCAGCTGACGCTGACGGCCGGCGAGGACGCCGAGGGCAGCAGGAGGCAGGCGACGGCGTGGCTGGCGGCCATGCACAAG GCGGCCAAGCTCCTCCACGAGTCTCGGGACCAGTAA
- the XRCC3 gene encoding DNA repair protein XRCC3 isoform X4 has product MPGWAEPRPLSCWRSAWGDLSAGPGTGVSRALGPTVAWCPQARSLSWHSPPGPLERAAGTSEPASQGGRPSLAVPAEEMDLDRLDLHPRIITAVKKAKLRSVKEVLHLSGPDLQRLTRLSSPDVRLLLRAAASLLQGHGVCTALHLLRQEGLFPQQHQRLSLGCPVLDALLRGGLPLDGITELAGRSSAGKTQLALQLCLAVQLPRQYGGLGAGAVYVCTEDAFPSRRLQQLIAQQQRLRADVPGDVISKIKFGHQIFIEHAADVASPRPLEQAPPGQPRLPGRRDTHRPQNRAAAQWASSALPVCLWRRGRPPCHSPGPQLDRPLRLLAGLHDNATCGSRARGGVVVCG; this is encoded by the exons ATGCCAGGGTGGGCTGAGCCCAGGCCTCTGAGTTGCTGGCGATCAGCCTGGGGCGATCTCAGCGCTGGCCCTGGGACAGGGGTGTCCCGAGCCCTGGGCCCCACGGTCGCCTGGTGCCCCCAGGCTCGGTCACTCAGCTGGCACTCACCTCCCGGGCCGCTCGAGAGGGCGGCCGGCACGTCAGAACCCGCGTCCCAGGGCGGTCGTCCGTCTCTGGCTGTCCCCGCTGAAGAAATGGATTTGGATCGGCTCGACCTGCATCCCAGAATCATCACTGCAGTTAAGAAAG CCAAACTGAGGTCCGTGAAGGAGGTCCTGCATCTTTCTGGGCCAGATCTGCAGAGACTGACCCGCCTTTCCAGCCCTGACGTGCGGCTCCTGCTGAGGGCAGCCGCCTCACTCCTGCAGGGACATGGCGTTTGCACAG CGCTGCACCTGCTCCGGCAAGAGGGGCTGTTCCCGCAGCAGCACCAGCGCCTGAGCCTGGGCTGCCCCGTGCTGGACGCGCTGCTCCGAGGCGGGCTGCccctggacggcatcaccgagcTGGCCGGACGCAGCTCGGCCGGGAAGACCCAGCTGGCGCTTCAGCTCTGCCTGGCCGTGCAGCTGCCGCGGCAGTACGGAGGCCTGGGGGCCG GGGCCGTGTACGTGTGCACAGAGGACGCCTTCCCCAGCCGCCGTCTGCAGCAGCTCATCGCCCAGCAGCAGCGCCTGCGGGCAGACGTCCCAGGGGACGTGATCTCGAAGATCAAGTTCGGCCACCAGATCTTCATCGAGCACGCGGCCGACGTG gccagcccccgccccctggAACAGGCCCCACCAGGCCAGCCCCGTTTACCAGGCCGCAGAGACACCCACCGCCCGCAGAACAGGGCCGCTGCCCAGTGGGCGTCCAGCGCGCTTCCAGTCTGCctctggaggaggggaaggcCCCCTTGTCAcagccccgggccccagctggaCAGACCCCTCAGACTGCTGGCGGGCCTCCACGACAACGCCACGTGTGGAAGCCGTGCCCGCGGAGGGGTCGTCGTCTGTGGCTGA
- the XRCC3 gene encoding DNA repair protein XRCC3 isoform X3 has product MPGWAEPRPLSCWRSAWGDLSAGPGTGVSRALGPTVAWCPQARSLSWHSPPGPLERAAGTSEPASQGGRPSLAVPAEEMDLDRLDLHPRIITAVKKAKLRSVKEVLHLSGPDLQRLTRLSSPDVRLLLRAAASLLQGHGVCTALHLLRQEGLFPQQHQRLSLGCPVLDALLRGGLPLDGITELAGRSSAGKTQLALQLCLAVQLPRQYGGLGAGAVYVCTEDAFPSRRLQQLIAQQQRLRADVPGDVISKIKFGHQIFIEHAADVDTLLHCVSEKVPVLLARGMARLVVVDSVAAPFRCEFDGAALALRAQRLLALGAELRRLSCAFRSPVLCVNQVTEALEEQDSVAGLPGMSPALGITWANQLLVRLLADRQRPEEAALAPPGRTLRVVFAPHLPPSSCSYTITSEGVRGTPGTTCG; this is encoded by the exons ATGCCAGGGTGGGCTGAGCCCAGGCCTCTGAGTTGCTGGCGATCAGCCTGGGGCGATCTCAGCGCTGGCCCTGGGACAGGGGTGTCCCGAGCCCTGGGCCCCACGGTCGCCTGGTGCCCCCAGGCTCGGTCACTCAGCTGGCACTCACCTCCCGGGCCGCTCGAGAGGGCGGCCGGCACGTCAGAACCCGCGTCCCAGGGCGGTCGTCCGTCTCTGGCTGTCCCCGCTGAAGAAATGGATTTGGATCGGCTCGACCTGCATCCCAGAATCATCACTGCAGTTAAGAAAG CCAAACTGAGGTCCGTGAAGGAGGTCCTGCATCTTTCTGGGCCAGATCTGCAGAGACTGACCCGCCTTTCCAGCCCTGACGTGCGGCTCCTGCTGAGGGCAGCCGCCTCACTCCTGCAGGGACATGGCGTTTGCACAG CGCTGCACCTGCTCCGGCAAGAGGGGCTGTTCCCGCAGCAGCACCAGCGCCTGAGCCTGGGCTGCCCCGTGCTGGACGCGCTGCTCCGAGGCGGGCTGCccctggacggcatcaccgagcTGGCCGGACGCAGCTCGGCCGGGAAGACCCAGCTGGCGCTTCAGCTCTGCCTGGCCGTGCAGCTGCCGCGGCAGTACGGAGGCCTGGGGGCCG GGGCCGTGTACGTGTGCACAGAGGACGCCTTCCCCAGCCGCCGTCTGCAGCAGCTCATCGCCCAGCAGCAGCGCCTGCGGGCAGACGTCCCAGGGGACGTGATCTCGAAGATCAAGTTCGGCCACCAGATCTTCATCGAGCACGCGGCCGACGTG GACACCCTGCTGCACTGCGTGAGTGAGAAGGTGCCAGTGCTGCTGGCGCGGGGAATGGCCCGGCTGGTGGTCGTCGACTCCGTGGCAGCCCCCTTCCGCTGCGAGTTCGACGGAGCGGCCCTGGCCCTCAGGGCCCAGCGTCTGCTGGCGCTGGGAGCCGAGCTGCGGCGGCTGAGCTGCGCCTTCCGGAGCCCCGTGCTGTGCGTCAACCAG GTGACGGAGGCCCTGGAGGAGCAGGACTCAGTGGCCGGGCTGCCAGG GATGTCCCCAGCCCTGGGAATAACCTGGGCCAACCAGCTGCTCGTGAGGCTGCTGGCCGACCGGCAGCGCCCCGAGGAGGCTGCGCTCGCCCCGCCTGGCCGCACCCTCAGGGTGGTGTTTGCCCCCCACCTGCCGCCCTCATCCTGCTCCTACACCATCACCTCCGAGGGCGTGCGGGGGACGCCTGGGACTACGTGCGGCTGA